The Fusobacterium perfoetens genome contains the following window.
TTTCGTAGAATAACTATGAATGTTAACCATCAAATGAATAAAAACTATAATGTTAAAAGAATCTATAGATTAATGAAAGATGAACTAAATATTTCTTCTATAATAAGAAGAAAAAAGAAAAAATATATTAAAACTTCCGCTGAATATCAATCTGAGAATATATTAAATAGGAATTTTTCGGCGGAAAATCCTCAACAAAAAGTATTAACTGATATAACAGAGTTTAAATATGGTAAAGATAAAAAAATATACCTCTGTGCTACTTTAGATCTATATGATAGATCAATTTTATCATATTCTTTTTCAAATAAAGCTGATACAAAATTAGTATTAGAAGTTTTAAATAATAGTTTTGATAGTAACTTAACTACTAAGAGAATATTACATAGTGATAGAGGAAGTCAATTTAGATCTTTAGAATATAAATCTGCTTTAGAAAAATTAAATATAACTCATAGTATGTCAAGAGTGGGAAAGTGTATAGATAATGGTCCAATGGAAGGATTATTTGGAAATATAAAAGTAGAAAAATACTATTTAAAGAAATATAAAACTTTATCAGAATTAGAAAAAGATATTTCAGAGTATATAAAATTTTACAATGAAGAGAGACTTCAAAAAAATTTAGGGAATAGAAGTCCAATAGAATATAGGAAATTTAAAGAAAAAAATGTTGATAATTAAATTGAGTACTTGACAGGGTACAGATCA
Protein-coding sequences here:
- a CDS encoding IS3 family transposase, producing MAIKEVAFEYKYSIKFLCEVWKINRRSYYKWLHRTPSNREKENEIIKEKILEIYYSVNKIYGFRRITMNVNHQMNKNYNVKRIYRLMKDELNISSIIRRKKKKYIKTSAEYQSENILNRNFSAENPQQKVLTDITEFKYGKDKKIYLCATLDLYDRSILSYSFSNKADTKLVLEVLNNSFDSNLTTKRILHSDRGSQFRSLEYKSALEKLNITHSMSRVGKCIDNGPMEGLFGNIKVEKYYLKKYKTLSELEKDISEYIKFYNEERLQKNLGNRSPIEYRKFKEKNVDN